From Sulfuracidifex tepidarius, one genomic window encodes:
- the thiC gene encoding phosphomethylpyrimidine synthase ThiC codes for MPTQMELARRGQVTEEMKVIAQKEGVDPVFLRDKVASGKAVIFRNLTRSNITRFTAIGEGLSTKVNVNIGASTDRYNVEEEMEKVKIANEYGADTIMDLTDGGDIDYMRRQVITNAVMPVGTVPIYQVYYEMVARRKYVIDFTEDDVFRVIEKQFKDGVDYVTVHTGVTLELAKRIPKVKRLAGVVSRGGTVMAAWSLYNEKENPLYSNFDYLMELAKEYDVTLSLGDALRPGGTADAHDELHVGELMVNSRLAKRCVEKGVQVMIEGPGHMPLDQIEMDVRLEKELSGGVPYYVLGILVTDIAAGYDHIAGAIGGAIAASAGADMLCYLTPAEHLSLPTPEQVKDGLIAFKIAAHAGDMVKLGERAREIDNKMSKARGTLDWKTMFSLTLDPGRAKSIYRQYKSIEAGSCTMCGDLCVYLVLPRAIKNKSSNVSQDK; via the coding sequence ATGCCCACACAGATGGAGCTTGCTAGAAGGGGTCAAGTAACCGAAGAAATGAAGGTTATAGCTCAGAAGGAAGGGGTCGACCCTGTTTTCTTGAGGGATAAAGTGGCCTCAGGCAAGGCAGTTATCTTCAGGAACTTGACCAGAAGTAACATAACCCGTTTCACTGCTATCGGAGAAGGACTTTCAACTAAAGTAAACGTGAACATAGGAGCTTCCACTGATCGCTATAACGTGGAGGAAGAAATGGAGAAAGTTAAAATAGCTAATGAGTATGGCGCAGATACGATCATGGACCTAACCGATGGCGGAGACATAGACTACATGAGAAGACAAGTAATCACAAACGCTGTGATGCCCGTAGGTACTGTTCCGATATATCAAGTATACTACGAGATGGTCGCAAGGAGGAAATACGTCATAGACTTCACGGAGGATGACGTTTTCAGAGTCATCGAGAAGCAGTTCAAAGACGGAGTAGACTACGTAACAGTTCACACTGGAGTTACGTTGGAATTAGCCAAGAGAATACCAAAGGTGAAGAGACTTGCAGGAGTTGTGAGCAGAGGAGGTACAGTAATGGCTGCTTGGTCACTTTACAACGAGAAGGAGAACCCGCTATACAGCAATTTCGACTACTTAATGGAGCTAGCTAAGGAGTACGATGTGACTTTGAGCCTAGGCGATGCGTTAAGGCCTGGGGGAACAGCGGACGCCCACGACGAACTTCACGTGGGAGAACTGATGGTTAACTCGAGACTAGCTAAGAGATGCGTAGAGAAAGGAGTTCAGGTAATGATAGAAGGTCCTGGGCACATGCCTCTTGATCAGATAGAAATGGACGTTAGGCTAGAGAAGGAACTCTCAGGAGGAGTACCCTACTACGTCCTCGGAATACTAGTAACCGACATAGCTGCAGGATACGATCATATAGCGGGAGCCATAGGAGGAGCTATTGCGGCATCAGCTGGTGCGGACATGTTGTGTTACCTCACTCCCGCAGAACATCTCTCTCTTCCTACTCCAGAGCAAGTTAAAGATGGGCTCATTGCGTTCAAGATAGCTGCTCATGCGGGCGACATGGTAAAGCTAGGGGAAAGAGCTAGGGAAATAGACAACAAGATGAGTAAAGCTAGGGGAACTCTTGACTGGAAGACTATGTTCAGCTTAACTTTAGACCCTGGTAGAGCTAAGAGCATTTATAGACAGTACAAGTCCATAGAGGCTGGGTCTTGCACTATGTGTGGAGATCTATGCGTTTATTTAGTACTTCCAAGAGCAATTAAAAATAAGAGCTCTAATGTCTCTCAGGATAAATAA
- a CDS encoding AbrB/MazE/SpoVT family DNA-binding domain-containing protein produces the protein MVEEIVKVSRNYQITIPAKVRQKFQIKEGDLVKITFEEGKNEVTIKVFDTKGF, from the coding sequence ATGGTAGAGGAGATAGTAAAAGTATCAAGAAACTATCAAATAACTATACCCGCAAAAGTAAGACAGAAGTTTCAGATAAAGGAAGGGGATCTAGTAAAGATAACATTCGAGGAAGGTAAGAACGAGGTAACAATTAAGGTATTCGATACTAAAGGTTTTTGA
- a CDS encoding OsmC family protein, giving the protein MKLTLVLKGDKEPEVDFGGVIRSLMDMYQQGPLFAFMVSIPHCMFVMTKQVCFMNDLKPSLVKVESTFVIDDEKKRNEGKTVIQKVVVSIELQGLSLDQTKKVVDEVKEDCPVYNSFPEKIEIVPHS; this is encoded by the coding sequence ATGAAATTAACTTTAGTTTTAAAGGGAGATAAAGAACCTGAGGTAGATTTCGGTGGAGTTATTAGATCCCTCATGGATATGTACCAACAAGGGCCACTTTTCGCCTTCATGGTTTCAATACCGCATTGTATGTTCGTGATGACGAAACAAGTGTGTTTCATGAACGACTTGAAACCTTCCTTAGTTAAAGTAGAATCTACTTTCGTGATAGACGATGAGAAGAAGAGAAATGAAGGTAAGACGGTCATACAGAAAGTAGTTGTTTCAATTGAGCTTCAAGGGCTTTCTTTAGATCAAACTAAGAAGGTTGTAGATGAAGTAAAGGAGGATTGCCCAGTCTATAACTCTTTTCCAGAAAAAATTGAGATAGTTCCACACTCATAA
- a CDS encoding HAD family hydrolase, whose product MKLEVISLDLGDTLVHNEPWGYQIISDLLKDLGYSVSSKQIFRTSAKLRGKKLKPNPNGNNTPSLREVFSELNINISDDEIKIIEDANKQAEKEVFLYDDVIDFLETVRSMDIKTVLVSNAAYNGKAKKHLETFGLRKYFDKVVFSFEVGKVKPDPEIFKIAIANPRENAIHLGDIYEVDVLGAVNACLQGALIDRRQAYEEIDDKYLNLRDFLRNMEKAENKIIEKECIKERDQN is encoded by the coding sequence ATGAAATTAGAAGTAATATCTCTCGACTTAGGAGATACGCTGGTGCATAACGAGCCGTGGGGATATCAAATAATTTCTGATCTGCTCAAAGATTTGGGCTATTCTGTATCTTCTAAACAAATATTTAGAACTTCAGCGAAATTAAGAGGCAAGAAATTAAAACCGAACCCAAATGGAAATAATACACCTTCGTTAAGGGAGGTTTTCTCAGAGCTTAACATTAATATTTCTGATGACGAAATAAAAATAATAGAAGACGCAAACAAACAAGCTGAGAAGGAGGTTTTCCTCTACGATGACGTGATAGATTTCCTGGAGACAGTTAGATCCATGGACATAAAGACTGTTTTGGTAAGTAATGCAGCGTATAACGGAAAGGCAAAGAAACACCTTGAAACTTTCGGGTTGAGGAAGTACTTTGACAAGGTAGTTTTTTCGTTTGAGGTTGGTAAAGTAAAGCCTGATCCTGAAATTTTTAAAATAGCTATAGCTAACCCTAGAGAAAACGCAATTCACCTAGGAGACATATACGAAGTAGACGTTCTGGGAGCTGTTAACGCATGTCTTCAAGGTGCTCTTATAGACAGAAGGCAAGCATATGAAGAAATTGATGATAAGTATCTTAATCTAAGAGATTTCCTAAGAAACATGGAAAAAGCGGAAAATAAAATTATAGAAAAAGAGTGTATAAAGGAAAGGGATCAAAACTAG
- a CDS encoding sulfurtransferase TusA family protein translates to MESLDLRGKPCEEFILEISKYLVNLKVGESLKVITDQDRIICTHQLLRNAPRFIFKADTIEDHAEITIKRMR, encoded by the coding sequence ATGGAATCGTTAGATTTACGCGGAAAACCATGTGAGGAATTTATACTTGAAATCTCAAAGTACCTAGTAAATCTAAAAGTAGGGGAAAGCTTAAAAGTAATAACCGATCAAGACAGAATAATATGCACACATCAGTTACTTAGAAACGCTCCGCGTTTCATTTTCAAGGCTGATACAATAGAGGACCATGCAGAAATAACAATAAAGAGAATGAGATAA
- a CDS encoding aromatic ring-hydroxylating oxygenase subunit alpha: MWYVAGRNLEEIQRVRVKGIDLVIWKGSTWAAFDDRCAHRGARLSQGSIKEKHLVCPYHGWEYSDDGSVVFVPAHTMKGPGKARKYEVMSQYDLLWVKLDDLSGEIPKFQEYGDPSFMKVHCGPYLFNASPFKVVENFLDVSHFPFVHEGLLGDKNNPSIPHYNVESEGDIIVAKDIRVFQPNPDGSGNGGWENYTYKILSPYSAYFIKEGDGERKFSIFMTVTPMEEKKTMMWMIIASNYPGDPNEMRKFQDTLAEQDRAIVEGLVDGPETYVSSDATVVAYRKLLKKAGLMDF, encoded by the coding sequence ATGTGGTACGTTGCAGGGCGGAATTTAGAAGAGATCCAAAGGGTTAGAGTGAAAGGAATAGACTTAGTTATATGGAAAGGAAGTACATGGGCTGCATTCGATGATAGGTGCGCCCATAGAGGAGCTAGACTTTCCCAAGGTAGCATCAAAGAAAAACATCTTGTGTGCCCATATCACGGGTGGGAATACTCTGATGACGGGAGCGTAGTGTTTGTACCCGCCCACACCATGAAAGGACCGGGGAAGGCAAGAAAGTACGAGGTTATGTCACAATACGATTTACTCTGGGTGAAACTAGACGATCTGTCCGGAGAAATACCCAAGTTCCAGGAATATGGAGATCCTTCCTTCATGAAGGTCCACTGCGGACCCTACCTCTTTAACGCTTCCCCCTTCAAGGTCGTAGAGAACTTCCTTGATGTAAGTCATTTCCCGTTCGTCCATGAAGGACTATTAGGAGACAAAAATAACCCGTCAATACCACATTATAACGTGGAAAGTGAAGGGGATATCATAGTAGCTAAAGACATAAGGGTTTTCCAGCCCAATCCTGATGGTAGCGGAAATGGAGGCTGGGAAAACTACACTTATAAGATCCTATCCCCCTATTCAGCATATTTCATTAAGGAAGGAGATGGGGAGAGAAAGTTCTCGATCTTCATGACTGTCACTCCCATGGAAGAGAAGAAAACGATGATGTGGATGATAATTGCCAGCAACTATCCTGGGGATCCTAACGAAATGAGGAAGTTTCAAGACACTTTAGCGGAGCAGGATAGAGCAATAGTTGAGGGCCTTGTAGACGGACCCGAAACGTACGTGAGCTCCGATGCTACTGTAGTTGCATATAGGAAATTACTAAAGAAAGCTGGCCTTATGGACTTTTAG
- a CDS encoding thioredoxin family protein: MKIEVFTHRNCTECHILLDYLKEKGLIEKVEIIDTEKYPFLAFERGVISTPSVFVDGNLIFAGKVDFDKLDDILKGNKVESAILEDQLLEKLMEGIVDSFAATAWIYVNRDLSLFVEQKDFVMAVTGIAIDDRREQLYLRILKDVKEKEDMLLEEWKERMMRNIASNFVRELYWLYERKLDKEDIAKTYPLEVFSHWLMVRGGAVGRVGLRIYPLSDKTVISRISEAYLYLFNNYDSLWEKVVKEQRKLENLTS; this comes from the coding sequence ATGAAGATAGAGGTCTTTACTCACAGGAACTGCACTGAGTGCCATATTCTTCTCGACTACCTAAAGGAAAAGGGACTAATCGAGAAAGTAGAGATAATAGATACAGAGAAATACCCGTTTCTAGCTTTCGAGAGAGGAGTTATATCTACTCCTTCAGTTTTTGTAGATGGAAATCTAATTTTTGCAGGAAAGGTCGATTTCGATAAGTTGGACGACATACTAAAGGGGAATAAGGTTGAATCTGCTATTCTAGAAGATCAGCTTCTAGAGAAACTGATGGAAGGTATTGTAGATTCCTTCGCTGCCACTGCATGGATTTACGTGAATAGAGACCTTTCGCTATTCGTTGAGCAGAAGGACTTCGTCATGGCAGTAACTGGAATAGCTATAGATGATAGAAGAGAACAGCTCTACCTTAGGATTCTAAAAGATGTCAAGGAAAAAGAAGACATGCTATTGGAGGAGTGGAAGGAAAGAATGATGAGAAACATAGCTTCTAACTTCGTCAGGGAACTCTATTGGCTTTATGAGCGCAAATTGGACAAAGAGGACATCGCTAAAACATATCCTCTGGAGGTATTCTCTCACTGGTTAATGGTTAGAGGAGGAGCAGTTGGAAGAGTTGGCCTTAGAATCTATCCTTTGAGTGATAAAACAGTAATTAGTAGGATATCAGAAGCTTATTTATATTTATTTAATAACTATGATTCTCTATGGGAAAAAGTTGTTAAAGAGCAGAGAAAATTAGAAAACCTAACTTCCTGA
- a CDS encoding superoxide dismutase has protein sequence MAVQVEFKKYELPPLPYKLDALEPYISKDIIDVHYNGHHKGYVNGANSFLDRMNKLVKGELAAGQYDMMGLMRGLVFNINGHKLHAMYWQMMAPNGKGGGKPGGALADLIDKQYGSFDKFKQVFNDAANSLPGTGWTVLYYDQENSNLQIMTFENHFQNHIAELPIVMIVDEFEHAYYLQYKNKRTDYINAWWNLANWDEAEKKLQKYLKS, from the coding sequence ATGGCTGTTCAAGTAGAGTTCAAAAAATACGAATTACCTCCACTTCCATACAAGCTAGATGCATTAGAACCATACATTAGTAAAGATATAATAGATGTTCATTATAACGGTCATCATAAGGGGTATGTTAACGGTGCTAACTCGTTCTTGGATAGGATGAATAAGTTAGTAAAAGGTGAACTGGCCGCCGGACAATACGACATGATGGGTCTGATGAGAGGACTAGTGTTCAACATAAACGGTCACAAGCTGCACGCAATGTACTGGCAGATGATGGCTCCTAACGGAAAAGGAGGAGGAAAGCCTGGAGGAGCATTGGCAGACTTGATCGATAAGCAATACGGTAGCTTTGACAAGTTTAAGCAAGTGTTCAATGATGCTGCTAATTCCTTACCCGGAACTGGTTGGACTGTGCTTTATTATGATCAGGAGAATAGCAACCTACAAATCATGACATTCGAGAATCACTTCCAGAACCACATAGCTGAACTCCCGATTGTAATGATAGTTGATGAGTTCGAACACGCCTACTATCTACAATACAAGAACAAGAGAACAGATTACATAAACGCTTGGTGGAACCTAGCTAACTGGGACGAAGCTGAGAAGAAGTTGCAAAAATATCTAAAGAGCTAA
- a CDS encoding Rieske (2Fe-2S) protein: MSLRINKSEFKTGEKKVVKNGDTEILVIYLGGSSFYAVNNKCPHLGCKLDKTGVVIREELVCQCHFTHFSLKTGEPRRGATRRPLPIYKVIDKGDEIEIET; encoded by the coding sequence ATGTCTCTCAGGATAAATAAATCTGAGTTCAAAACAGGGGAGAAGAAAGTAGTCAAAAACGGAGACACAGAAATTCTGGTAATTTACCTAGGAGGAAGCAGTTTTTATGCGGTAAATAACAAGTGCCCACACCTTGGGTGCAAGTTGGACAAGACAGGAGTAGTCATAAGAGAGGAACTCGTATGCCAGTGTCATTTCACTCATTTCTCTTTAAAGACAGGAGAGCCCAGAAGGGGAGCTACAAGAAGACCATTACCTATCTATAAGGTTATTGACAAAGGAGACGAAATAGAAATAGAGACATAA
- a CDS encoding MFS transporter, with the protein MSEMGFRWLVFSRIMRSIGIIFITLSSSLYLSLIHVSVVIIGVVFLGVVGFSSLLSITLGLIGDRYGYKKSLIIGDSISTLGAFIFSLSSNFYLIAASLIVAGIGGAAGGMRGVYSPGLSALVVSNWPDERERVKKMGILTSSASLASIIGSSMLIIHNYLPFSNVENYRILFLVSSFFLLSSLLSILKVEEKARPRKTSKVMTRSSFSYVYKVMVTNALAGFGIGLAIPLLPLWFKIRYGVDSSEIGIVFTLSYLFTSVGSFLATRIHLDILKIASFTRTMNGIFLILMAISPWFALASALYLVRGMNAGIGAPNRVAINVRGVRSEDFGAASSIEGIATRGAQMSSGLSGELMEMSTFYPLFLGGVIQAISGILYLTLLRKPRSESQAIKR; encoded by the coding sequence ATGAGTGAGATGGGATTTAGATGGCTGGTATTTTCTAGAATAATGAGAAGTATAGGGATTATATTTATAACACTTTCATCTTCGCTTTACTTGTCATTAATTCACGTATCTGTAGTAATCATCGGAGTAGTGTTTCTGGGCGTGGTGGGATTTAGTTCCTTGCTTTCAATTACATTAGGTTTAATAGGAGATAGGTACGGCTATAAGAAATCTCTCATCATAGGGGATTCCATCTCTACCTTGGGGGCATTCATTTTCTCACTTTCAAGTAACTTCTATCTGATTGCCGCTTCCCTCATAGTAGCTGGAATAGGCGGTGCTGCTGGTGGTATGAGGGGTGTCTATTCTCCTGGGCTCTCCGCTTTAGTAGTGAGCAACTGGCCAGACGAGAGGGAACGAGTTAAGAAAATGGGGATTTTAACTTCCTCAGCTTCGTTAGCTTCAATAATCGGTAGCTCTATGTTGATAATTCATAATTATCTTCCGTTTAGCAATGTAGAAAACTACAGAATCCTTTTCCTGGTGTCGTCATTCTTTCTATTGAGTTCACTTCTGTCAATTTTGAAGGTAGAAGAGAAGGCCAGACCGAGGAAGACATCTAAGGTAATGACAAGGAGTAGCTTCAGCTACGTTTACAAAGTAATGGTAACTAACGCTTTAGCTGGATTTGGAATAGGTCTGGCCATACCTTTGCTCCCTTTGTGGTTTAAGATACGTTACGGTGTCGATTCATCTGAAATAGGTATAGTATTTACTCTATCCTATCTCTTCACATCCGTAGGGTCTTTTCTAGCTACAAGAATTCACTTGGATATCCTGAAAATCGCGTCGTTTACAAGGACAATGAATGGAATATTTCTCATTTTAATGGCGATCTCTCCTTGGTTTGCCTTAGCTTCTGCCCTTTATCTTGTGAGAGGTATGAACGCTGGAATAGGCGCACCTAATAGGGTTGCTATCAATGTGAGAGGAGTGCGTTCAGAGGACTTCGGTGCAGCCTCAAGTATTGAGGGAATAGCGACTCGCGGAGCTCAGATGAGCTCCGGACTAAGCGGAGAATTAATGGAAATGAGTACGTTTTACCCGTTGTTTCTTGGAGGGGTAATACAAGCTATAAGTGGAATACTCTACCTCACGCTACTAAGGAAACCTAGGTCGGAGTCTCAGGCAATAAAACGTTAG
- a CDS encoding helicase C-terminal domain-containing protein: MKYREWQRSLRDKVIFSLKRDKVVLLQAPTGSGKTFFALDVAFSVSNKVLITVRTHNEFYPFYREIKTHFQDKRYVSVVGRTNSCLLADEKAKPEDISCSGCVYLSWRDVVFQGSPFEYLAKLKEEGKREGFCPYHSIMNSVEEADVVLITYPYLFIPSLRDSLGISLSDYTVVVDEAHNLDSLLDLEERRISQASINLALKQAENEETRLILDKLRSKMTSLVFNEKKYILLDKGRVSSLLEKEELSVIADEASHLSQKMIAQRKITANHLLSIVKFFESLEDSEIKVFSSNNNLVAKPVSSMKYLEFFNDDDVKGIFMSGTLQSKEYFSSVLGLRKDAVYVDVEKEVGRVGGQYECFIALDVTSSYALRGEEMSKRYASYLLRIYYQSARHVLSVFPSYEMIEKISSFIRSINTFPETPRTKIDDLIEHVKHTPKVLIMATARGKLSEGVEVSEDGRSLISDVAIVGVPYPPLDDYMKARAEEVSKISKKNYLEELMQMPAYISVRQAIGRSIRSPEDKSNVWLLDRRFNNLWWKKNIKCFNPKVIRL; encoded by the coding sequence TTGAAATATAGGGAATGGCAAAGATCGTTAAGGGATAAAGTAATTTTTAGTTTAAAGCGGGATAAAGTAGTTCTTTTACAAGCTCCAACTGGAAGTGGCAAGACTTTCTTTGCATTGGATGTTGCTTTCTCAGTGTCAAACAAGGTATTGATTACCGTACGGACTCATAATGAGTTTTATCCCTTTTACAGGGAAATAAAGACGCATTTCCAAGACAAAAGGTACGTTTCCGTTGTAGGTAGAACAAATTCCTGCTTATTGGCAGACGAGAAGGCAAAACCTGAGGACATATCTTGCTCTGGTTGCGTTTATCTTTCTTGGAGGGATGTCGTCTTCCAAGGTTCACCTTTCGAGTACCTTGCTAAGCTCAAAGAAGAGGGAAAAAGAGAGGGTTTCTGTCCATATCATTCAATAATGAATTCGGTGGAGGAGGCTGACGTTGTTTTAATTACATATCCTTACCTCTTCATACCGTCGCTTAGGGACTCCTTAGGCATATCTTTGAGCGACTATACAGTAGTTGTAGATGAAGCCCACAACTTGGACAGTCTTCTAGATCTGGAGGAAAGGCGGATCTCTCAGGCTTCGATAAATCTTGCCTTAAAGCAAGCTGAAAACGAAGAGACCAGACTAATTTTAGACAAACTCAGATCAAAAATGACGAGCTTAGTTTTCAATGAAAAGAAGTATATACTATTAGATAAAGGTCGTGTAAGCTCCCTCTTAGAGAAGGAAGAGCTATCCGTGATAGCGGATGAAGCTTCTCATCTCTCTCAAAAGATGATAGCTCAGAGGAAGATAACAGCTAATCACCTTCTTTCTATAGTTAAGTTCTTCGAGTCATTAGAAGACAGCGAAATTAAGGTTTTCTCGTCAAATAATAATCTTGTGGCTAAACCGGTCTCGTCTATGAAATACTTAGAATTCTTCAATGACGATGACGTGAAGGGAATATTTATGTCCGGCACACTGCAAAGCAAAGAATACTTTTCCTCTGTTTTAGGGCTGAGAAAAGACGCAGTATATGTTGATGTGGAGAAGGAAGTAGGAAGAGTAGGTGGTCAATACGAGTGTTTCATTGCGCTTGACGTTACTTCATCTTACGCGTTGAGGGGAGAGGAGATGAGCAAGCGATATGCGTCATATCTCCTGAGAATATATTATCAGTCTGCTAGGCACGTTTTATCAGTTTTCCCCAGTTACGAGATGATAGAGAAGATCTCCTCATTCATAAGGTCAATAAACACTTTTCCTGAAACGCCGAGGACTAAAATAGACGACCTTATTGAGCATGTAAAGCATACGCCTAAGGTATTGATAATGGCAACTGCTAGGGGTAAACTTTCGGAAGGAGTGGAGGTATCCGAGGACGGAAGGAGCTTGATAAGTGATGTCGCAATAGTCGGGGTTCCTTATCCTCCTTTGGACGACTACATGAAGGCAAGAGCTGAAGAGGTATCCAAGATTTCTAAAAAGAATTACTTGGAGGAGCTGATGCAAATGCCAGCTTACATTTCCGTAAGGCAAGCTATAGGGAGGAGTATAAGAAGTCCAGAAGACAAAAGCAATGTTTGGTTACTTGACAGAAGGTTTAACAATCTATGGTGGAAGAAAAATATTAAATGCTTCAACCCTAAAGTAATCCGTCTCTAG